The Bacillus sp. NEB1478 genome contains the following window.
TTTTAGAAATTTTCACTTCTGCGTTCATACCTGGCAATACTTTGTCTGTTGAATTTGTGATTGAAATTTTTACTGGTACCGTTTGAGTTACCTTTGTGTAGTTGGCGTCATCATTTGACTTAGGCATTAATGAGAATAGTGAGTTTGTAGCATAACCGATTTTTTCAACATTTCCGTCAAGTACAGTGTTTTCATCACCGTCAACGGTAATGTCCACTTGGTCACCTTCGTGAATGTCTTTTATCTCATCTTCTTTAATGTTGGCTATTACATAGAGCGCATCCATGTTTACTTCACTGGCAAGAGTCTGGCCCGCTTGAACCATTTGATCTGTGTTTGCTTGCTTCTTAATTATCGTTCCATCTGCAGGAGAAACGATTTCAGCTGTTTTTTCACCGGAAATGGTACCGATTTGATCAGCTTTCTTCACTGTCTTTCCTTCTTCAATGTTCCAGTCGGATAGTTTTCCGTTTGCAGGAGCGGTGATACTGAATAAATCACCTGTTACTTTAGCGTTATCTGTGGATACATAGTTACTGTTTTGTATATAGTAGTAAGTTCCTCCTGCAACAAGAGCAAGTACTACGATAAATGCGATGATGTTGGTAATGATTAAACGACCTCTAGACATTTAGTTGTCCTCCTTAATTATTAATATTGTTAAGTGTATGGTACAGCAACAGTTAAAGAATGGTACCACCTTTAAGAAATGTTCACTTTATCGCAAAGATACTTTATGATAAAGGTATTATACAAGAGAATACATTAACACAAACTAGTTGTATTGCACAACAAAAAAAGAAATAAATTTGTGAATGGATTGCATAAAGGAGATTTTTTAATGGACAGTGAATTACAAACTCAGATCGAGTTGCTTGACCATATTAAGGATACGATTTTTCGATCAAATAGATTATTTATTTCAAAACAAATTAAAACTTTTCCCTATCAATTAACCGCTACAAAGTATTCAGTGCTAAAATATCTATTTAATAAGCAGAAGTGTATGGTTGTTGATATTTCAAATACAATGGGGTTGACTTCCGGAGCTGCAACAACGCTGCTGAACCAGCTCGAGGACGTAGGTTTAATATGCCGATATCGTGATGAAAAGGATCGCAGGGTAGTCTGGATC
Protein-coding sequences here:
- a CDS encoding HlyD family efflux transporter periplasmic adaptor subunit, whose translation is MSRGRLIITNIIAFIVVLALVAGGTYYYIQNSNYVSTDNAKVTGDLFSITAPANGKLSDWNIEEGKTVKKADQIGTISGEKTAEIVSPADGTIIKKQANTDQMVQAGQTLASEVNMDALYVIANIKEDEIKDIHEGDQVDITVDGDENTVLDGNVEKIGYATNSLFSLMPKSNDDANYTKVTQTVPVKISITNSTDKVLPGMNAEVKISKK
- a CDS encoding MarR family transcriptional regulator codes for the protein MDSELQTQIELLDHIKDTIFRSNRLFISKQIKTFPYQLTATKYSVLKYLFNKQKCMVVDISNTMGLTSGAATTLLNQLEDVGLICRYRDEKDRRVVWIKLSEEGDSLISAIVEKNNQFWAKMLSILTKEEQNEYIRLLKKIESGIERD